The Thermomicrobiales bacterium genome includes a region encoding these proteins:
- the chrA gene encoding chromate efflux transporter encodes MTELPPDDERPRSAPPESALSGALEVGWVAFKLGLISFGGPVAHLGYFREEYVRARRWLDDETYADLVALCQFLPGPASSQVGIGIGTLRAGMLGGFMAWLGFTLPSAVALTLFAYSVDRFDIAQSGWIHGLKIVAVAIVAQAVWGMGRQFCSDRTRATIAILATLTSLAIPRASVQPAIVLAAGVAGWWLFRNLPLPPLAHGREGGLDRRVGAVCLAIFALLLIGLPILSLGQATGAAELFARFYWVGSLVFGGGHLVLPLMQTQVVPTGWLSNNQFLAGYGAAQAVPGPLFSFAAYLGAVRDPEPNGVTGAVLGLVAIFLPSFLLVWGALPFWEALRAKAVFRGALHGINAAVVGILLAALYSPVWTSAILGPADFGLAVACAALLMIWTAPPWTVVVFGALAGEALSRF; translated from the coding sequence ATGACCGAACTGCCACCGGATGACGAGCGCCCACGCTCTGCTCCTCCAGAGTCGGCGCTCTCTGGCGCGCTGGAAGTGGGATGGGTTGCGTTCAAGCTCGGCCTGATCTCGTTCGGTGGGCCGGTCGCTCATCTTGGGTATTTTCGGGAGGAGTACGTCCGGGCGCGACGATGGCTCGACGACGAGACCTATGCCGATCTTGTCGCGTTGTGCCAATTTCTGCCCGGACCGGCGAGCAGCCAGGTCGGCATAGGCATCGGCACACTTCGGGCGGGAATGCTCGGAGGCTTCATGGCGTGGCTTGGGTTCACGCTACCGTCCGCTGTCGCGCTCACCCTTTTCGCGTATTCGGTCGACCGCTTCGACATCGCGCAGAGTGGCTGGATTCATGGGCTGAAGATCGTGGCCGTCGCCATCGTCGCCCAGGCAGTATGGGGAATGGGACGCCAGTTCTGCAGCGACCGCACGCGGGCAACCATCGCCATTCTTGCCACGCTGACGTCGCTTGCAATCCCGCGCGCATCGGTTCAGCCAGCCATCGTCCTCGCTGCCGGAGTGGCTGGTTGGTGGTTGTTCCGCAATCTGCCATTGCCCCCGCTGGCCCATGGCCGCGAGGGCGGCCTCGACCGGCGAGTGGGCGCGGTCTGCCTGGCAATCTTTGCGCTCTTGCTCATCGGGTTGCCGATCCTAAGCCTGGGGCAGGCAACAGGAGCAGCCGAGCTCTTCGCGCGGTTCTATTGGGTTGGCTCGCTTGTCTTTGGGGGTGGCCATCTGGTGCTGCCGCTTATGCAGACCCAGGTCGTGCCAACGGGTTGGCTCAGCAACAATCAGTTCCTGGCCGGGTATGGCGCGGCGCAGGCAGTTCCCGGGCCACTCTTCTCGTTCGCCGCATATTTGGGAGCTGTCAGGGATCCCGAACCAAACGGCGTCACTGGCGCCGTGCTTGGACTCGTGGCCATCTTCCTGCCGTCGTTCCTGCTCGTCTGGGGCGCGCTGCCGTTCTGGGAAGCGCTGCGGGCAAAGGCAGTTTTCCGGGGAGCGCTTCATGGCATCAATGCGGCAGTGGTGGGCATCCTGCTGGCGGCGCTCTATTCGCCGGTCTGGACGAGCGCGATTCTCGGCCCGGCGGATTTCGGGCTGGCGGTCGCCTGCGCTGCCCTGCTCATGATCTGGACGGCTCCCCCCTGGACTGTCGTGGTGTTTGGAGCGCTCGCTGGCGAAGCATTGTCCCGCTTCTGA
- a CDS encoding glycosyltransferase, translated as MHSFVVIASKTDQPVDPLLLARIDDPDPPELHFVPEEYLTWSNASGTVHFFGWQAFTELHGVGSHWHKDEEGLTSFSGHVWPRYSGWQWDDAPWAQQLRDYLAHADIVEAPEDLYGIFTAVSLPVDGIGHIISDRFSLGILYLAETADALIVSTRSSLAARAVTPPGVKPSRDAVGVGWLPATTQTRTLDTGFTDVKAIPPMAHVHLDPAVGARVVELDRWYWQFPNQDEIPHDIPALRELLEDDLRKEMRALVELPASMRQIRLSGGKDSRLLASIALLEGVADEFEFMTFGLPGSGETEVSELVAKRFGLNWTFEDRSDRVVEELDRTILTHVFQMSGVRSAWDMKGAIDIGDSLTLSGNMSEFFRMGPAAWATRFSVTRSEAWDALIAGQSFDRMNLMRKDAREQFIERIHQWMSHLLDRGETLDRISSHMFPEFIARWQYGAGTEANGKLWSFPFYTPTGVRAIQQLPPAERVSHRFHFEIMQHVHEDMVRIPFFKDPWREHAYQHLPNADEYAAIEAILSEDEATDWRVAKFNENHDLFDQFLLDPSNPVYEIFDFDRISGMLRRPVNPLGAVRYLYAVLTAAVWMAHGELTARINRTGELVMAPSHADSALELQTGQADESPADEPIDEVAAYLASLGVTGATREPGTVLLVDNNFPSISQTFIVDKFLHLLIRGWDVHVLSVNGDKADWDAYPEIAEQPELVERVHITRDFEGVLKKVKPDLVHFEFGHSSLAHLLTCRLHGVRSVVSFRGFDICYYGLEDPGFYNDVWKFADVIHCRSEGIWQRCLQRGCPPDKPHQVIVGGIDVDFFDPGGRAHGMVAGSQERPLRMLSVGRLVWKKGHEYSIEALAKLVDQGIEAELRIIGSGTQDRSIRFAAFDLGVLDRVTLLGSMPRNDVRAEMRNADVLVMPSLSEGFGIAALEAQAMKLPVVCSDAEGLPENVQDMVTGFVVPRRNSDLLAERLAMLAGDPEMRMLMGEAGRERVSHFFRVDQEVDAFERLYSETIDRRFQAHRLLSILNETPPNAEPDILTLIRLEEEFSNRASVL; from the coding sequence ATGCATTCCTTCGTAGTCATTGCCAGCAAGACCGACCAGCCGGTCGATCCGCTGCTGCTGGCCCGCATCGACGATCCCGATCCCCCCGAACTCCACTTCGTTCCTGAGGAATATCTCACCTGGTCGAACGCCAGCGGCACGGTTCACTTCTTCGGTTGGCAGGCCTTCACCGAACTTCACGGCGTCGGATCGCATTGGCACAAGGACGAGGAGGGGCTGACGTCCTTTTCCGGACACGTCTGGCCCCGCTATTCCGGTTGGCAGTGGGACGACGCCCCCTGGGCCCAACAACTCCGCGACTACCTCGCCCACGCCGATATCGTGGAAGCGCCGGAAGATCTCTACGGCATCTTCACCGCCGTCAGCCTGCCGGTCGATGGCATCGGTCATATCATCAGCGATCGATTCTCGTTAGGCATTCTTTACCTCGCGGAAACAGCGGATGCGCTCATCGTCTCCACGCGATCGAGTCTTGCTGCCCGTGCGGTGACACCCCCGGGCGTCAAGCCGAGCCGGGACGCTGTCGGGGTCGGCTGGCTCCCGGCCACCACACAAACCCGCACGCTCGATACCGGCTTTACCGACGTCAAGGCCATCCCGCCGATGGCGCATGTGCATCTCGACCCGGCGGTCGGAGCGCGCGTGGTGGAACTCGACCGGTGGTATTGGCAATTCCCGAATCAGGACGAGATTCCGCACGACATCCCGGCGTTGCGGGAGCTGCTCGAAGACGATCTGCGCAAGGAAATGCGCGCGTTGGTCGAGCTTCCGGCGAGCATGCGCCAGATTCGCCTCAGCGGCGGGAAAGACTCCCGCTTGCTGGCGTCGATCGCGTTGTTGGAAGGGGTCGCCGACGAGTTCGAATTCATGACGTTCGGACTCCCCGGATCGGGGGAGACCGAGGTATCGGAACTGGTGGCCAAGCGCTTTGGCCTGAACTGGACCTTCGAAGACCGCAGCGACCGGGTCGTGGAAGAGCTCGACCGCACCATCCTCACGCATGTCTTCCAGATGTCCGGCGTGCGTTCCGCCTGGGACATGAAAGGCGCCATCGATATTGGCGACTCGCTCACGCTTTCCGGCAACATGAGCGAGTTCTTTCGCATGGGTCCCGCTGCCTGGGCAACCCGTTTCTCGGTCACCCGCTCCGAAGCATGGGATGCGCTCATCGCTGGACAGAGCTTCGACCGGATGAATCTGATGCGCAAAGACGCCCGCGAGCAGTTCATCGAGCGGATCCACCAGTGGATGTCACATCTCCTCGACCGGGGCGAAACGCTCGACCGCATCAGTTCGCACATGTTTCCCGAGTTCATCGCGCGGTGGCAATATGGCGCCGGCACCGAGGCGAACGGCAAGCTGTGGAGCTTTCCGTTCTATACCCCCACCGGAGTGCGTGCGATCCAGCAACTTCCTCCAGCCGAGCGTGTCAGCCATCGATTCCACTTCGAGATCATGCAGCATGTGCACGAGGACATGGTGCGCATCCCGTTCTTCAAGGATCCCTGGCGAGAGCACGCGTATCAGCATCTGCCCAACGCCGATGAGTACGCTGCCATCGAGGCGATTCTGTCGGAAGACGAAGCCACCGACTGGCGTGTGGCCAAGTTCAACGAGAATCACGATCTCTTCGACCAGTTCTTGCTCGACCCGTCCAACCCGGTCTACGAGATCTTCGATTTCGACCGCATCTCCGGCATGCTGCGCCGGCCGGTCAACCCGCTTGGCGCAGTGCGCTATCTCTATGCCGTGCTCACTGCGGCCGTGTGGATGGCGCATGGCGAATTGACCGCGCGCATCAACCGCACGGGCGAGCTCGTGATGGCCCCGTCGCATGCCGATTCGGCGCTCGAACTCCAGACCGGCCAAGCCGACGAGTCGCCAGCAGACGAGCCGATCGACGAAGTGGCTGCCTATCTGGCGTCGCTCGGCGTCACTGGCGCAACGCGCGAACCCGGCACGGTTCTGCTGGTGGACAACAACTTCCCATCGATCTCGCAGACGTTCATCGTCGACAAGTTCTTGCATCTGCTGATCCGCGGGTGGGACGTCCATGTCCTGTCGGTCAACGGTGACAAGGCCGATTGGGATGCCTATCCCGAGATTGCGGAACAGCCTGAGCTGGTGGAACGGGTGCATATCACCCGTGATTTCGAAGGTGTGCTCAAGAAGGTCAAACCCGACCTCGTCCATTTCGAGTTTGGGCACTCCAGCCTCGCCCACCTGTTGACCTGCCGCTTGCATGGCGTGCGCTCAGTGGTCAGCTTCCGCGGTTTCGATATCTGCTACTACGGACTCGAAGATCCTGGCTTCTACAACGATGTCTGGAAATTCGCCGACGTGATCCACTGCCGCAGCGAGGGCATCTGGCAACGGTGCCTGCAACGCGGCTGCCCCCCGGACAAACCCCATCAGGTCATCGTCGGTGGGATCGACGTCGATTTCTTCGATCCAGGTGGCCGCGCGCATGGCATGGTGGCCGGTTCGCAGGAACGGCCGCTCCGCATGCTGAGCGTCGGGCGGCTCGTCTGGAAAAAAGGGCATGAGTATTCGATCGAAGCGTTGGCAAAGTTGGTCGATCAGGGGATCGAGGCAGAGTTGCGCATCATCGGCTCCGGCACGCAAGACCGGTCCATCCGTTTCGCTGCCTTCGACCTGGGGGTCCTCGACCGTGTCACCTTGCTCGGCTCCATGCCGCGCAACGACGTGCGCGCCGAAATGCGCAACGCCGATGTGCTGGTCATGCCAAGCCTGAGCGAGGGCTTCGGCATTGCCGCGCTGGAAGCGCAAGCGATGAAACTGCCGGTGGTCTGCTCGGATGCCGAAGGGTTGCCGGAAAACGTGCAGGACATGGTGACGGGGTTCGTGGTGCCACGCCGCAATTCTGATCTCCTGGCCGAACGGCTGGCAATGCTTGCCGGTGATCCTGAGATGCGCATGCTCATGGGGGAAGCCGGCCGCGAGCGCGTGTCGCACTTCTTCCGAGTCGACCAGGAAGTCGACGCCTTCGAGCGGCTCTATTCCGAAACGATCGACCGGCGATTCCAGGCCCACCGGCTGCTCTCCATCCTGAACGAGACGCCGCCGAACGCCGAACCGGATATTCTGACGCTGATCCGGCTCGAAGAAGAGTTCAGCAACCGCGCGTCGGTTCTCTAG
- a CDS encoding ABC transporter permease yields MSTRAAQVEATQKREISIIDLLGRFAPLIFLLGLVAVLSYLEPGFRTERNIMNVLRQVSIIGILAVGMTFVILTAGIDLSVGSMVAFTGIVCAATAKGSRSLLAGGTTDPGGTRVLLAALAAIGLGLAIGLFQGFLIGKLEIPAFVVTLGGLGAWRGATLVFSEGQPISGFSKDFKYWGQGFIGRVPVPVVIFLLFVAVAFIILRYSQYGRWIYALGGNREAARLSGLNTTALTISVYAISGFCAGVGGFLLTSRLNSAEQVAGQNYELQAIAAVVIGGTSLFGGVGGVIGTLIGTLLIGVLNNGLVILNVSPYWQPIVVAVILVSSVFFDQLAKKRRR; encoded by the coding sequence ATGTCGACACGTGCGGCGCAGGTAGAAGCGACCCAGAAACGAGAAATTTCGATCATCGACCTGCTCGGGCGATTTGCACCACTCATCTTCCTGCTCGGGTTGGTGGCGGTGCTCTCATACCTCGAACCCGGGTTCCGAACCGAGCGCAACATCATGAATGTTCTGCGCCAGGTCTCGATCATTGGCATCCTGGCTGTGGGCATGACTTTCGTCATCCTTACCGCGGGCATCGACCTCTCGGTCGGATCGATGGTTGCCTTTACTGGAATCGTCTGCGCGGCAACGGCGAAAGGCTCGCGTTCGTTGCTGGCAGGCGGCACCACCGACCCGGGGGGAACGCGGGTATTGCTGGCGGCGCTGGCAGCGATCGGACTCGGGCTCGCGATCGGGCTTTTCCAGGGATTCCTCATCGGGAAGCTCGAAATCCCTGCGTTCGTTGTGACGCTCGGTGGTCTTGGCGCATGGCGCGGGGCCACGTTGGTTTTTTCCGAGGGCCAGCCGATCAGCGGGTTCTCCAAGGACTTCAAGTACTGGGGGCAGGGATTCATCGGCCGAGTGCCGGTGCCGGTCGTCATCTTTCTCTTGTTCGTAGCGGTCGCTTTCATCATCTTGCGCTATTCGCAGTATGGCCGCTGGATCTATGCATTGGGCGGAAACCGGGAGGCTGCGCGGCTCTCCGGCTTGAATACCACCGCGCTTACCATCAGTGTCTATGCGATTTCAGGATTCTGCGCGGGCGTGGGCGGGTTCCTGCTTACCTCGCGGCTCAACTCGGCCGAGCAGGTTGCCGGACAGAACTACGAACTTCAGGCGATTGCGGCGGTCGTTATCGGCGGCACCAGCCTCTTCGGTGGCGTGGGCGGCGTCATTGGAACGTTGATCGGGACACTGTTGATCGGGGTGCTCAACAATGGTCTCGTGATCTTGAATGTCTCACCCTACTGGCAGCCGATCGTCGTCGCAGTCATCCTGGTCTCGAGTGTGTTCTTCGACCAGTTGGCGAAAAAGCGGCGCCGATAG
- a CDS encoding dihydrodipicolinate synthase family protein translates to MTALVHGILPPMVTPFGDDESIDEAGLRSEARFMLDAGVHGLCVGGSTGEGHTLSIEETCRITEIALEEANGRVPVIAGIIRDSTREVIAYGKALKTAGADALQITPVHYLFTSGDDGTYAYYERIANEVGLPIVIYNVVPWNTVSPETLMRLSEIDQVVAVKQSGGDIHKLADLLLMNDGRLIIYSAVDDLLYPSFALGADGAIAAILTVMPAESVALWEAVKRGDHAEARSLHERLLPVWRAMNHPDMSARTKAMLTLQGRAAGTARHPILPVSDEVRAFLAATLERSGAPVQSIA, encoded by the coding sequence ATGACCGCGCTGGTCCACGGCATTTTGCCGCCTATGGTGACACCGTTTGGCGATGACGAGTCGATCGACGAAGCGGGATTGCGCTCGGAGGCGAGGTTCATGCTCGATGCCGGGGTGCACGGCCTCTGTGTGGGCGGGAGCACCGGCGAAGGCCATACCCTCTCGATCGAGGAAACCTGCCGCATCACCGAGATAGCGTTGGAAGAAGCCAACGGGCGCGTGCCGGTGATTGCCGGGATCATTCGCGATTCGACCCGGGAGGTCATCGCCTATGGCAAGGCGTTGAAGACTGCGGGCGCGGATGCGCTGCAGATTACGCCCGTGCACTATCTCTTTACCTCTGGCGACGATGGGACCTACGCCTACTACGAACGCATCGCCAATGAGGTGGGGCTGCCCATCGTCATCTACAACGTGGTGCCCTGGAATACCGTCTCGCCAGAGACCCTGATGCGTCTCTCCGAGATCGATCAGGTGGTGGCGGTCAAGCAGAGTGGCGGGGACATCCACAAGCTGGCCGATTTGCTCCTGATGAACGACGGCCGACTGATCATCTACTCCGCGGTCGATGACCTGCTCTACCCGTCGTTCGCGCTCGGGGCCGATGGGGCGATTGCCGCGATCTTGACGGTCATGCCGGCCGAGTCGGTGGCTCTCTGGGAAGCGGTGAAACGAGGCGATCACGCCGAGGCGCGGTCGCTTCATGAGCGATTGCTCCCGGTTTGGCGGGCGATGAACCATCCAGATATGTCGGCGCGCACAAAGGCGATGCTGACGTTGCAAGGCCGTGCCGCGGGGACCGCGCGGCATCCGATCCTGCCGGTGTCAGACGAGGTGCGCGCGTTTCTCGCCGCCACACTCGAGCGGTCCGGGGCGCCGGTGCAGAGCATCGCCTAA
- a CDS encoding substrate-binding domain-containing protein has protein sequence MLEKTMNRRTMIKGAMAAGAVAGAAGMALPSVRPAAAQDNLQIAFSVPGLNFPFFVHMMNLAEQHAAELGGIDFIPLDGQQNGAPSSTKQTADLEAMIAQGIDGLVISPNDVAALAPAIQSVIDAGIPVVTVDRNVTDVNTLAHVGADNVEGGRLQGRYLIEILPDGGDVYELQGQPGATPAIDRHAGLDEVIAAQDAVKIVVSQTAEFARDKAVTVFESALAGNPEPAAVVCANDDMAFGVAEVAQAQGLSIPIIGFDALPEALIAINDGSMAATVEQFPGGQSTQAIDILVDYLLNDVTPAEHDTYLTPILITKDNLSAAERAVEAGVGGDATPAA, from the coding sequence ATGCTCGAGAAAACGATGAATCGGCGGACGATGATCAAGGGCGCGATGGCGGCCGGCGCCGTGGCCGGCGCGGCCGGGATGGCGCTTCCATCGGTTCGCCCCGCGGCCGCTCAGGACAATCTGCAGATCGCGTTTTCGGTTCCAGGTCTGAACTTCCCGTTCTTCGTGCACATGATGAATCTCGCCGAGCAGCACGCTGCTGAGCTCGGTGGGATCGACTTCATTCCGCTCGACGGACAGCAGAACGGCGCTCCGAGTTCGACCAAGCAGACCGCTGATCTGGAGGCGATGATTGCCCAGGGAATCGACGGGTTGGTCATCAGCCCGAACGACGTGGCAGCACTCGCTCCAGCCATCCAGTCGGTGATCGATGCCGGTATTCCGGTAGTGACGGTCGATCGCAATGTGACCGATGTCAATACGCTCGCGCATGTTGGCGCGGACAATGTCGAGGGTGGGCGCCTGCAGGGCCGCTACCTGATCGAGATCCTGCCGGATGGCGGTGATGTCTATGAGCTGCAAGGACAGCCGGGCGCTACCCCGGCCATCGACCGTCATGCCGGTCTGGACGAGGTGATCGCCGCGCAGGATGCGGTCAAGATCGTCGTCAGCCAGACGGCCGAGTTCGCCCGGGACAAAGCGGTCACGGTCTTCGAGTCCGCGCTCGCTGGCAACCCTGAGCCGGCCGCGGTTGTTTGCGCGAACGACGACATGGCCTTCGGAGTGGCCGAAGTTGCGCAAGCGCAGGGGCTTTCGATTCCCATCATCGGGTTCGATGCATTGCCCGAGGCCTTGATTGCCATCAACGATGGCAGCATGGCCGCGACCGTCGAGCAGTTCCCAGGTGGCCAGTCGACGCAGGCGATCGATATTTTGGTCGACTACCTGCTCAACGATGTGACCCCGGCCGAGCACGACACGTATCTCACGCCGATCCTCATCACCAAGGACAACCTGTCCGCCGCTGAGCGCGCGGTAGAGGCTGGTGTCGGCGGGGATGCGACCCCGGCGGCGTAA
- a CDS encoding sugar ABC transporter ATP-binding protein, translated as MVEPTPDLLRMSGISKSFPGVRALQNVDLSVQAGECLALVGENGAGKSTLMKILSGVYAPDEGTIEIDGRTVVPSNPHHAQQLGVSIIYQEFNLFPNMSIEENIFIGREPNRSGIVDRAQMRESALGYLRQVGVDLDPRSMVRDLSVAQQQMVEIAKALSYNARIVIMDEPTSALTDTEVRALFEIIRGLKARGLGIVFVSHRLEEIFEICDRITVLRDGRNAGELSTATATPDQVVRMMVGREMTDLFQKENSSTSDQVVLEVRGLSRRGTQRDDSKVVLDGVDLQVRSGEIVGLAGLVGSGRTEVARAIFGADPFDSGEIYLEGQRVHVKSPAEAIGKGIALAPEDRKLQALVLALAIRENIALPNLGRLSRFGFVRRREERALADRYIQALSVRTPSMEQKVINLSGGNQQKVVLAKWLALNPKVLIVDEPTRGIDIGAKAEVHSLLSQLAAQGVAILMISSELPEILGMSDRIYVMREGKITGVLDRSEATEERVMELATGVAAGAHAA; from the coding sequence ATGGTGGAACCTACGCCGGACCTCTTGCGGATGTCCGGAATCAGCAAGAGCTTTCCAGGCGTCCGAGCGTTGCAGAACGTCGATCTCTCCGTGCAGGCAGGAGAGTGCCTGGCGCTGGTGGGTGAGAACGGCGCGGGCAAGAGCACCCTGATGAAGATCCTTTCCGGTGTCTATGCGCCGGATGAGGGAACGATCGAAATCGATGGACGGACGGTTGTGCCGAGCAACCCCCATCATGCCCAGCAGTTGGGCGTGTCGATCATCTATCAGGAATTCAATCTCTTCCCCAACATGTCGATCGAAGAAAACATCTTCATTGGTCGGGAGCCGAACCGCTCCGGTATTGTCGATCGTGCTCAAATGCGGGAATCTGCGCTCGGATACCTTCGGCAGGTCGGCGTCGACCTCGACCCGCGATCCATGGTGCGTGACCTCAGTGTGGCGCAACAGCAGATGGTCGAAATTGCGAAAGCGCTTTCCTACAACGCGCGCATTGTCATCATGGACGAGCCGACTTCGGCCTTGACCGATACCGAGGTGCGCGCGCTCTTCGAGATCATTCGAGGATTGAAGGCGCGTGGACTTGGCATCGTTTTCGTCTCGCATCGGCTGGAAGAGATCTTCGAAATCTGCGACCGCATCACGGTGTTGCGCGACGGCCGCAATGCTGGCGAGCTTTCGACCGCGACGGCTACGCCGGATCAGGTCGTGCGCATGATGGTCGGCCGCGAGATGACCGATCTCTTCCAAAAGGAGAACTCTTCCACATCCGATCAGGTCGTGCTGGAAGTTCGCGGACTCAGCCGTCGCGGAACGCAACGGGATGACTCCAAGGTCGTGCTCGATGGAGTGGATCTGCAGGTGCGGAGCGGAGAGATCGTTGGACTGGCTGGCTTGGTCGGATCCGGGCGGACCGAAGTCGCCCGTGCCATTTTCGGCGCGGACCCATTTGACAGCGGCGAGATCTACCTCGAGGGTCAACGCGTACATGTGAAGTCACCCGCGGAGGCCATCGGCAAGGGCATTGCTCTGGCGCCGGAGGATCGCAAACTGCAAGCGCTGGTGTTGGCGCTCGCTATTCGGGAGAACATTGCCCTGCCCAATCTGGGCCGCTTGAGCCGTTTTGGATTTGTGCGTCGGCGCGAGGAACGCGCGCTGGCAGATCGCTACATTCAGGCTCTGTCGGTGCGCACACCCAGCATGGAGCAGAAGGTCATCAATCTCAGCGGTGGAAACCAGCAAAAGGTCGTGCTCGCCAAATGGCTGGCGCTGAACCCGAAGGTGCTCATCGTCGATGAGCCGACGCGTGGGATCGATATTGGCGCCAAGGCGGAGGTGCATTCGCTTCTCAGCCAGCTGGCCGCGCAAGGAGTGGCGATCCTGATGATCTCTTCCGAGTTGCCGGAGATTCTGGGCATGAGCGACCGCATCTACGTTATGCGGGAAGGCAAGATCACGGGCGTTCTCGACCGGAGTGAGGCGACCGAGGAACGCGTGATGGAACTGGCAACCGGTGTCGCCGCTGGGGCGCACGCGGCCTGA